In Chanodichthys erythropterus isolate Z2021 chromosome 20, ASM2448905v1, whole genome shotgun sequence, the genomic stretch aagtgaatttaggcattataaaattataatgttcagtatgaaaaatgaatatttgttTCGATatatgctataaaaaaaaaatacatttaacaattttattaaatattagtgtttttaaagattaactgtAAATGATGTATATATcacagtatatatacagtacagtccaaaagtttggaaccactaagatttttaatgtttttaaaagaagtttcgtctgctcaccaaggctacatttatttacttaaaaatacagtaaaaacagtaatattgtgaaatattattacaatttaaaataactgtgtactatttaaatatatttgacaaagtaatttatttatgtgatcaaagcagaattttcagcatcgttactccagtcttcagtgtcacatgatcattcagaaatcattctaatatgctgatctgctgctcaagaaaaatttaatgtgtacaattgtacaaaatatttgtgtacaatatttttttcaggattatttgatgaatagaaagttcaaaagaacagtgtttatctgaaatctaatcttttgtaacattataaatgtctttactgccacttttgattgatttaatgcatccttgctgaataaaagtattcatttctttaatttcttttcaaaaaaataaaaataaaaattcttactgaccccaaacttttgaacggtagtgtataatgctacagaagctttgtatttcagataaatgctgttcttttgaactttctattcatcaaggaatcctgaaaaaaaaagtacacaactgttttcaacattgaaaataatcataaatgtttcttgagcagcagatcagcatattagaatgatttctgaaggatcatgtgacactgaagactggagtaacgatgctgaaaattcagctttgatcacaggaataaattactttgtcaaatatattcaaatagtacacagttattttaaattataatgatatttcacaatattactgttttttactgtatttttaattaaataaatgtagccttggtgagcagacgaaacttcttttaaaaacattaaaaatcttagtggttccaaacttttggaccgtactgtaaatatacatatatatgtgtatgtgtatgtgtgtgtgggtgtgtgtgtgtgtgtgtgtgtgtgtgtgtgtgtgtgtgtgtgtgtgtgtgtgtgtgtgtgtgtgtgtgtgtgtgtgtgtgtgtgtgtgtgtgtgtgtgtgtgtgtgtgtcgattgatacagataattttttttaaaggcaaggtaacactttattttgatggtccactttagacattctactaactagaAGTCATTTTGCAACTACATATCAGCTTATTCTACTTACCCAAAACCTGACATAACAGTCTGTTAGtcgacatgtagttgcaaagttacttatagttattgaattaaaaaaaataacacaagtAAAGTGACAACAAGTAATTACAACTGAATACACAAATTTCACATTTGCCCACGCTAATGTTAATGAATGTTAAATTCATATCTTTTGTTTGatcacataaaaataaaaatcatgtgGTCTCTTTAGGAGATGCTTTTCACAGCATCTTTGATCTCACAATTCAATCTCCCACATTGTGGAACTTGTATCACCTGATAGATTGCATTGTGTACATTCAAAGATGCCGGGGTGAAACTCCACCAAAACCCCCTCAACATCTGACAAAGACTTGACAGTATCAGTGTTCAGATCAATGGGCTgtaccatttttaaaaatgcactggGGGCTAAAATaccttgttaaaaaaaaacaattagagtgactcctgattttattttatttattttttttttttacaaagaaaTATACCTGGTTTTCCCCTCAGCAACAAGTGGCTTTGCTTATAGAGGCCTCTGCTAAGTGCTAGCCCTCTCATGTCAATAAACCCGACATTATCTCTTCCTGTTGTACTTTGATGAATACTTACAAGGTTTCTACATTAATCTCTCAGACCTGTCCACTTCAGCAACAAGTCTGCAGTTCTAAACCATTTAAACATGATAGGGGCGATactaacatgctaacaaaagCAGCACGCGTTGCTAAATAATGCCACCTAAGGACAGCTACAAAAATAACCACACTGCTCTTGCAGTCACCATGTGCTGTTGTGAGTTCTGATACTCACCTATAACTATCAATAAAGTTAAGCACACTAATGAAAGCAATGCCGTATACATTCCCATTAACGTTTGTGCTGTGTGTTTTATTATGTGGTAACATCAAAATCTACTTTGCATGCAACTGCATCAGCCCTCTGGGAACCACAGAACAAGGTGGTGAAGTAGTGTTCGTGACAGAGCCATTGAGGTGAGAGAACAGTGGCTTGATTGTTTGACTGGAAAGAGGAGCCTGCAGTTCACAATGGCTTCCAGGACAAGCGCCAGGCTTCAACATTCAAGCCCTTCATCAAATATTCCCCCATTTAATACTCCTGCATGACGCTTAAAGCAAACAGAGAGCCCTGTACCTCCCAAATTCATGAAATATGCATGTTGTTTAGTTAGTCTGCCATGCGTTAATATATAGAATGTTTTGGATTACAGAGCACTAGTAAAATACAAAAGTTTAGTAGTAGAAGCAAAAGGAGGGTGTGCAGAATTTCTGGAAGTTTTGACCCTGTTTTTCTACTCCCTGTTCTTCTCTTAATTTTTGCACTttacatgagtgtgtgtgtgtgtgtgtgtgtgtgtgtgtgtgtaaggcaGGGTGTGGCCTGACCCTCTCTGCTGAAAGTACTCCCATACCAGCCCAGCAAGATGGGTGTATGTATCAGTTGGAGAGGGGAAAAGGCAGGACAGGAGCCTGAGGCCGAAAGGGGAGTGATCAGATGAGCCCCTCCCGTGGCATAAGAGGTATAAAAGCCCTTGCACTCCTCGGAGAAGGCACTCAGAGGGATTTATCTTTCCTCTAGTGAGCTCACCTGCTCTGGATCTCTCTGTCTCCTCCTGCTCTTTCTCTGACCAGTCCTCATCCCCTCATAGACGACAGCAGCCATGACTTCGATTAAAACAGTACAGTACAGCAGCGGCGGAAGCTTGAGCGGCGGCTTTGGTGGTGGTGGAGGTATTAGAAAGAGCTTCTCTAGCATGTCTGCCAGCGCAGCTCCCATTGGCAGCAGGATGAGCTCTGTGTCATTCCGTCGCTCCGGCGGTGGTGGTGGCGGCAGCGGCTTTGGAGGAGGATCCGGAGCAAGCTACAGCTACAGCATTGGCGGCGGAGGTCTCGGAGGTGGTCTCGGAGGTGGTCTCGGAGGTGGTTACGGCGGTGGTGCTGGATTCGGCGGTGGTTCAGGTTTCGGCGGTGGTGCTGGATTCGGTGGCGGTGCAGGATTCGGTGGTGGTGCTGGATTCGGCGGTGGTGCTGGTGGATTTGGTGGAGGATTCGGTCATGGCGGTATGGCACCCATCACAGCTGTCACAGTCAACCAGAGCCTCCTAGCTCCATTGAACCTAGACATCGACCCCAACATCCAAGCTGTCCGCACCCAGGAGAAAGAGCAGATCAAGAACCTCAACAACCGCTTTGCTTCCTTCATTGACAAGGTCAGTTTTCTCTTTGCAAACATGCACAGCTGCACAACACAGCAATCTGATCTTGTACCTCTGACATTTTGAACGTTTGGTTTTTGTGCACACATTTCAAGGGCCTTCATCTGATCTGGGTTCTGCTCATTAAATATTTCACAACCAGTCAGAAATCCTGCTAGTGTCAGGTTCAGTAGAACAGTAAGCACATAGAGGACAGGATGCCATTGCATATGcatcattatcactaaacttcTGTAAAGCAGTCAAAGTCTACATCTTAGCACAGGCTTGAGTTGTTTTCCTTGTGTGCAATTGTTCTTTGATGGTGAGGGTGAGTTTGGAAACCCAAGCCAGGTAAGATCCAATGACTGGACCAATCCAAATAAGGGCATGGATCAAGTTTTCATCTATCCATATGGCAGCAATGCagatatgtatatgtgtgtgtaacagATGAGTATCATCTTTAACTCTTACTCAAAGTAATACCTTGTCACAAAATGGTCCTAAAAGTCTCATAGCCGTAACTTCATGTAGGTCCTAATAATCACTTTCATCTTTTCTTAAACAAACCTAGCTTCCTGTTTTGATTATCTTAGACCTTTGGGGAATTCACTATGTAACCACACCTTGTAAATTTCACCCCATACTTAATGTAGCTGCTACGCCCATTTGTGTGATTCTGACAAGAGATATGATCAGCAAGCATGTAGCTCAAATAACAACTGATGTCATCgatgttttgttctttttatgtGAATCCTCCAAGTTCAAAGTCATTGTGAGGTTGTGCACATAATTAAATTCCTGCCAAGAATCTACAGAACAGAGGGTACAGTTAGCACCTGAGGGTAAAGGCGTGCCATATCATCTCTGTTAAGGCCTGGCATTTGGCACAGGTCTTCTAAGAGCCTCGCCTTTATGCCAGGAGGGAAAGGTTTTAGGAGTAGTCTGAACATGTTGAGGTGTCATGTGAGGTTAGCATTTTATGATCTCAAAGGGGAGAGTGCATATTAAATAGACAGTTGCTCCAAGAATCTGTGCTGGCCAACACGGCATGGCACACATGCTAACAAATGTCTCTAAAGTTGCCAAAGGTGTGTCAACGCAAGTCTAGATATGCAATAAGAGGTGTGCTTGATAATTACTGCATAAGACACCTCTTGGGCATAAGTAATTGCATATCAAATGGCCCTGAAGCCTTCTTTTcctaataaagcatttattcaaattCTTTATTGGTTTATTTCAAATACAGGTGCGCTTCCTAGAGCAGCAGAACAAAGTACTTGAGACAAAATGGAGTTTACTGCAGGACCAGACAACCACCCGCTCCAACATCGACGCCATGTTCGAGGCCTACATCGCCAACCTGCGCAGACAGCTTGATGGACTTGGTAATGAGAAGATGAAGCTAGAAGGAGAGATGAAGAACATGCAGAATTTGGTGGAGGACTTCAAGAACAAGTAAGTACAGTTGCTGTGTGTTTAGGGAGTCTATGAACCACACTTTGTGTGCATGGTATAATTTCACAAGAAATGTGCTCAAATGGAAAACTTATCTTTGCAGATATGAGGATGAAATCAACAAGCGTGCCGCAGTGGAAAATGAATTTGTCCTGCTCAAGAAGGTAACACCTTTGGCTGCTTTCTTGACCCTCTAGTTATATTATTTTCAACTATTATGATTGCTCATCGGTAGAGTCCACCCATTGTATTGAGCTTTGTGCATTTCTTCATAGGATGTTGACGCTGCTTACATGAACAAGGTTGAGCTTGAGGCCAAGGTTGATTCCCTTCAAGATGAAATCAACTTCCTTAGAGCCATCTTTGAGGAGGTGAGCGTTTGATGGAACTATATGATGACTGCAATGCTACTTCCCAAGGTTAGGTTTATCTCAATGCCTTATACCTTCACCTTGCAATTTTAGGAGCTCCGTGAACTCCAGGGACAGATCAAAGACACATCAGTCATTGTGGAAATGGACAACAGCCGCAACCTGGACATGGATTCCATCGTTGCAGAGGTCCGTGCTCAGTATGAGGACATTGCCAACCGCAGCCGTGCTGAGGCTGAGTCGTGGTACAAACAGAAGGTGAGAAAAGCATCAAGCATCAAATATCAAAGACTATTTTGAAGCAACCAACTGGGAGATCCTAATGATAATGTCTCCTTTTTCACCTCCCAGTTCGAGGAGATGCAGTCATCTGCCGGCAAATATGGAGATGACCTTCGCAACACCAAGGCCGAGATTGCTGAGCTCAACCGCATGATCAGCAGACTTCAGAATGAAATTGAATCTGTCAAGGGACAAGTAAGTAGTTGCTTTTTGGATGAGGTTTCGGCCTAAATTAGATTGCCAACCAAATCCTTAGTGTGTACTAAATGTGCTTTCAAATAAAAGTTCATCCAATTATCGAAACGTGCACGTTATGTTAggaataatgtaatgtaaagaAGTCCCTGAGAAGTGGACAGGAATAATGTAAAAGTGCTGCTGAAAACTAAAGTTGTAATGTCTTCTTTGAATTGCTCAGCGTGCCAACCTGGAAGCTCAGATCGCTGAGGCTGAGGAGCGTGGAGAACTGGCAGTGAAGGATGCCAAGCTCCGCATTAAGGAACTGGAGGAGGCCCTGCAAAGAGCAAAGCAGGATATGGCGCGCCAGGTGCGTGAGTACCAGGAGCTCATGAATGTCAAACTGGCCTTGGACATTGAGATCGCAACCTACAGGAAGCTTCTGGAAGGAGAGGAGTCCAGGTTAGTCACTTTTCCAATTTGAAAGTTGAAGTATGTTTTATTCTCTTGAAGTTtgtctatatctatatctagacattgacatttattttcttttaattttattaggATTGCTACTGGTGGCAGTGCTG encodes the following:
- the krt5 gene encoding keratin, type II cytoskeletal 5 translates to MTSIKTVQYSSGGSLSGGFGGGGGIRKSFSSMSASAAPIGSRMSSVSFRRSGGGGGGSGFGGGSGASYSYSIGGGGLGGGLGGGLGGGYGGGAGFGGGSGFGGGAGFGGGAGFGGGAGFGGGAGGFGGGFGHGGMAPITAVTVNQSLLAPLNLDIDPNIQAVRTQEKEQIKNLNNRFASFIDKVRFLEQQNKVLETKWSLLQDQTTTRSNIDAMFEAYIANLRRQLDGLGNEKMKLEGEMKNMQNLVEDFKNKYEDEINKRAAVENEFVLLKKDVDAAYMNKVELEAKVDSLQDEINFLRAIFEEELRELQGQIKDTSVIVEMDNSRNLDMDSIVAEVRAQYEDIANRSRAEAESWYKQKFEEMQSSAGKYGDDLRNTKAEIAELNRMISRLQNEIESVKGQRANLEAQIAEAEERGELAVKDAKLRIKELEEALQRAKQDMARQVREYQELMNVKLALDIEIATYRKLLEGEESRIATGGSAATIHIQESSSSGGGGGGGFGYGGGSGFGGGSGFGGGSSFGGGSGFGGGSGFSGGSGFGYGGGSSMSMSGGGGGQISVSRSSVVQSSQKRRF